A single genomic interval of Malania oleifera isolate guangnan ecotype guangnan chromosome 11, ASM2987363v1, whole genome shotgun sequence harbors:
- the LOC131168525 gene encoding vacuolar cation/proton exchanger 3 — protein sequence MAGLQEPWNLENGGVKGVSKEIRHGRTAHNMSSSSLRKRSDLGLVSKLPFGVLRQVLANLQEVVLGTKLSVLFPTIPLAIVAQCYGFGRPWVFGLSLLGLTPLAERVSFLTEQIAYYTGPTVGGLLNATCGNATELIIALFALSQHKISVVKYSLLGSILSNLLLVLGTSLFCGGLANLKKEQKFDRKQADVNSLLLLLALLCHMLPLMFRYAGGSSAAATADPTLLLSRASCIVMLIAYFAYLIFQLITHRQLFEAQEEAEDAEEMSEEVATIGFWSGLVWLIGMTAIIALLSEYVVGTIEDASDSWGISVSFISIILLPIVGNAAEHAGAIIFAFKNKLDISLGVALGSATQIAVFVVPLSVLVAWTMGIKMDLDFSLLETGSLALSILVTAFTLQDGTSHYLKGMVLLLCYVVIGACFFVLKAPLNNQQPHIHI from the exons ATGGCGGGACTGCAGGAGCCGTGGAACTTGGAGAACGGTGGGGTGAAGGGGGTGAGCAAGGAGATTCGGCACGGGCGGACAGCGCACAACATGTCGTCCTCGTCGCTGCGGAAGAGGTCGGACCTTGGCCTCGTGTCGAAGCTGCCCTTCGGGGTGCTCAGGCAGGTGCTGGCCAATCTGCAGGAGGTTGTTTTGGGGACTAAGCTCTCGGTTCTGTTCCCGACCATCCCCCTCGCCATTGTCGCGCAGTGTTATGGGTTTGGAAGa CCCTGGGTTTTCGGGTTGAGCTTGCTTGGACTTACACCGCTTGCTGAACGTGTCAGCTTTCTCACAGA ACAAATTGCTTATTATACCGGTCCAACAG TGGGAGGACTCCTGAATGCCACATGCGGGAACGCAACGGAGCTTATAATAGCATTGTTTGCTCTAAGCCAACACAAAATAAGTGTTGTAAAGTATTCTCTCCTTGGTTCTATTCTCTCCAACCTCCTCCTCGTCCTCGGCACCTCCCTCTTCTGCGGAGGCCTCGCCAACCtcaaaaaagaacaaaaatttgACAGA AAGCAAGCCGACGTCAACTCGTTGCTGTTGCTGCTGGCGCTGCTGTGCCACATGCTGCCGCTGATGTTCCGGTACGCCGGCGGGAGTTCGGCGGCTGCCACCGCCGATCCCACGCTGCTCTTGTCTAGAGCTAGTTGCATCGTGATGCTCATCGCTTACTTTGCGTACCTCATCTTCCAGTTGATCACTCACCGCCAATTGTTCGAAGCCCAGgag GAAGCGGAAGATGCTGAGGAGATGTCAGAGGAAGTGGCAACCATAGGATTCTGGAGTGGACTTGTTTGGCTGATTGGAATGACTGCCATAATTGCTTTGTTATCTGAGTACGTCGTCGGCACTATCGAG GATGCATCAGATTCATGGGGTATCTCTGTGAGCTTCATCAGCATAATATTGCTTCCAATTGTTGGGAACGCTGCGGAGCATGCAGGCGCAATCATCTTCGCCTTTAAGAACAAGTTG GATATATCACTGGGAGTTGCTTTGGGGTCTGCCACTCAAATTGCCGTGTTTGTG GTTCCATTAAGCGTGCTCGTTGCATGGACAATGGGCATCAAAATGGATCTTGACTTCAGCCTCCTCGAAACTGGCTCTCTCGCTCTCTCAATACTCGTCACTGCCTTCACTTTACAG GATGGGACTTCTCATTACTTGAAAGGAATGGTTCTTCTGCTGTGTTACGTTGTCATTGGAGCTTGCTTTTTCGTTCTGAAAGCACCACTCA ATAACCAGCAACCACATATCCATATCTAG